A stretch of Lachancea thermotolerans CBS 6340 chromosome D complete sequence DNA encodes these proteins:
- a CDS encoding KLTH0D10230p (highly similar to uniprot|P35189 Saccharomyces cerevisiae YPL129W TAF14 Subunit (30 kDa) of TFIID TFIIF and SWI/SNF complexes involved in RNA polymerase II transcription initiation and in chromatin modification contains a YEATS domain), which produces MVASVKRTVRIKTQQAILPDVPPPVENFPMRHWSIEIFVLDEQGNEVPATIFDKVVYHLHPTFANPTRTFTEPPFKIEEQGWGGFELLISGHLLEKGGERKLTHDLHFMKEVYEVDHVIQVPTNKPLLKAELQKTGPVEETVASTAGTPTASGVGEKRKAISNGESKSKKAKTGTGSAVKGSVDLEKLAFGLTKLNEDDLVGVVQMVTDNRTPDMNITNNIEEGEFIIDLYSLPEGLLKSLWEYVKKNTD; this is translated from the exons ATGGTTGCC TCCGTGAAGCGTACTGTAAGGATTAAAACCCAACAAGCCATTTTACCAGATGTCCCGCCACCAGTGGAAAATTTCCCAATGCGCCATTGGAGCATTGAGATTTTTGTCCTGGACGAACAGGGAAACGAGGTTCCTGCAACAATTTTCGACAAAGTAGTATACCACCTACACCCAACCTTCGCCAACCCCACCAGGACATTCACAGAGCCCCCAttcaaaatcgaagagcAAGGGTGGGGTGGCTTTGAGCTTCTGATAAGCGGTCACctacttgaaaaaggtggCGAAAGAAAGCTCACGCACGACTTGCATTTTATGAAGGAGGTATATGAGGTGGACCATGTAATCCAGGTACCCACCAACAAGCCGCTACTGAAAGCAGAATTACAAAAAACTGGGCCTGTCGAGGAAACAGTAGCATCAACAGCAGGTACTCCCACCGCAAGCGGAGTAGGCGAAAAGCGCAAAGCCATTTCCAACGGTGAGTcgaagagcaagaaagccaagacTGGGACAGGTAGTGCAGTTAAAGGCAGCGTCGACTTAGAGAAACTGGCTTTTGGGCTCACAAAACTTAACGAAGATGATCTCGTCGGTGTTGTACAAATGGTCACCGACAATAGAACCCCAGATATGAATATCACAAATAACATCGAAGAAGGAGAGTTCATAATCGACCTGTACAGCTTACCAGAAGGTTTACTGAAGAGCTTATGGGAGTatgtcaagaaaaacacCGATTAA
- the MGM1 gene encoding dynamin-related GTPase MGM1 (similar to uniprot|P32266 YOR211C Saccharomyces cerevisiae MGM1 Mitochondrial GTPase related to dynamin present in a complex containing Ugo1p and Fzo1p), whose protein sequence is MLQLTGRAVPITRQAIVRQAIFRRGYYSPLRRVHPTSYYHSFVRPSRFLYVSHEAIHQLSHKRNASFFPKMIARVIRVPAYIGGGAAAVSSYLAYKLEEATHFSHNKLAQLKELAQTMKERFGDTFGRQGPDGDNGGEGTEGEEALATGALLASLDNNDAEAKRANEEDDDDDDEEEDNTESEILNLTKQMIEIRSILNKVDSSSANLTLPSIVVIGSQSSGKSSVLESIVGKEFLPKGSNMVTRRPIELTLVNTASSNETTADFPSLRAYNIKDFNEVKRILMELNMAVPSTEAVSADPIQLTIKSSRVPDLSLVDLPGYIQVEAADQPYELKSKIRQVCETYLAEPNIILAISAADVDLANSSALRASKVADPKGTRTIGVITKLDLVEPARAREILNSKKYPLKMGYVGVITKSPGSQSRLFDSGSKSGLFKRNTNKEVELEQTRSFERNYFRENKSVFTNCQVSTKRLREKLIKILEVSMSNALEPTSRVIQQELDDTSYLFKVEFNDRQLTPKSYLLNNVDILKLAIKEFQEKFNRYELKSILKADLDQRVLDLLASRYWKDENLQELSSKKSEKDESSALYWHKKLELSSSSLTKIGVGRVSTTLVTNAILRELENILDMTQLKNHDLIKELVNNTAVNVLNTKYYATADQVENCIKPFKYEIDLEERDWSVAVDHSTKLMREELRQCNERLQAIKNTVGSRKLQQVTTYLQQDSARQETLGFSALLLERGREAAFLEKRSQLLSFRLKTLKNRCHSTADKDICPEVFLNAVSDKLTSTAVLFLNVELLSDFFYNFPIELDRKLTALSDEQVEMFAKEDPRIARHIELQKRKELLTLALERIDSILVFKKSYKNVSQP, encoded by the coding sequence ATGTTACAGCTCACCGGAAGGGCAGTGCCGATTACACGGCAGGCGATTGTGCGGCAGGCTATATTCAGGCGGGGTTATTACAGTCCACTGAGGAGAGTGCATCCTACATCATATTACCACTCGTTTGTGCGACCTTCGCGGTTTCTGTATGTGTCTCACGAAGCAATTCACCAGCTCTCACACAAACGGAATGCATCTTTTTTCCCAAAAATGATTGCCAGAGTCATCAGAGTGCCTGCGTACATTGGAGGgggagctgctgctgtgaGCTCTTACTTGGCGTACAAACTCGAAGAGGCCACGCATTTTTCTCATAATAAGCTTGCTCAGCTCAAGGAGTTAGCACAGACTATGAAGGAGAGATTCGGAGACACCTTCGGACGACAGGGTCCAGACGGTGATAACGGTGGCGAGGGAACTGAAGGCGAAGAGGCCCTTGCTACAGGCGCACTCCTAGCATCGCTAGACAATAACGACGCAGAGGCTAAGCGCGCgaacgaagaagatgatgacgatgatgacgaggaagaggataACACAGAAAGTGAAATCTTGAATCTTACAAAACAAATGATCGAAATAAGAAGCATACTGAATAAAGTAGACTCGTCGTCTGCTAATCTCACACTGCCCTCGATTGTTGTGATAGGCTCTCAGTCTTCAGGGAAGTCCTCTGTGTTAGAGTCTATAGTTGGTAAGGAATTCTTACCAAAAGGGTCTAACATGGTGACCAGAAGACCCATTGAACTGACACTCGTCAATACGGCAAGCAGTAATGAGACCACTGCAGACTTTCCTAGTTTACGTGCTTACAACATCAAAGATTTCAACGAGGTGAAAAGAATTTTAATGGAGCTTAACATGGCCGTTCCAAGTACTGAGGCAGTATCTGCCGACCCTATTCAGCTGACCATTAAATCATCGCGTGTACCTGACTTGTCCCTTGTTGATTTACCGGGCTATATCCAAGTCGAGGCTGCGGATCAGCCATACGAGCTGAAGTCCAAAATCCGTCAAGTTTGCGAAACTTATCTCGCAGAACCAAACATCATCTTAGCCATCTCGGCTGCTGATGTTGATCTCGCTAACAGTAGTGCCCTGCGAGCTAGTAAGGTTGCTGACCCAAAAGGAACAAGAACAATTGGAGTTATCACGAAGCTGGATCTAGTGGAACCTGCACGCGCTAGGGAGATTCTTAACAGCAAAAAATATCCTTTAAAGATGGGTTATGTTGGCGTAATTACAAAAAGCCCTGGCTCCCAGTCAAGGCTTTTTGATTCAGGTTCCAAGTCGGGGCTTTTCAAGCGTAACACCAATAAAGAGGTTGAGCTGGAACAAACCCGCAGCTTTGAACGGAATTACTTCAGAGAAAATAAGAGTGTATTCACAAACTGTCAGGTTTCTACCAAGCGTCTCCGCGAAAAACTAATTAAAATTTTAGAGGTGTCTATGTCTAACGCACTAGAACCCACATCAAGAGTGATTCAACAGGAACTTGATGATACCTCCTATCTGTTTAAAGTCGAATTCAATGATCGTCAGCTTACGCCGAAGTCAtatcttctcaacaatgtTGATATCCTGAAGTTGgccatcaaagaattccaggaaaagttcaacaGATACGAACTAAAATCTATTTTGAAGGCAGACCTCGATCAGAGAGTACTTGATCTATTAGCTTCCCGCTATTGGAAGGACGAAAACCTACAggaactttcttcaaagaaatcgGAAAAAGATGAATCCTCCGCTCTTTACTGGCATAAGAAGTTAGAGCTATCGTCTTCCAGTCTTACCAAGATTGGCGTTGGAAGGGTTTCAACGACCTTAGTCACAAACGCAATCTTgagagagcttgaaaatatcCTAGACATGACAcaattgaaaaatcatGATCTTATCAAGGAATTGGTCAACAACACTGCTGTGAATGTTTTGAACACGAAGTATTACGCGACCGCAGATCAGGTTGAAAACTGCATTAAGCCCTTCAAGTATGAAATTGACCTCGAAGAACGCGACTGGTCGGTAGCAGTGGATCATTCTACAAAGCTGATGCGAGAAGAACTTAGACAGTGTAATGAACGGCTTCAAgccatcaaaaacactGTCGGAAGTCGGAAGCTGCAACAGGTGACAACATACTTGCAACAGGATTCTGCGCGCCAAGAGACGCTAGGATTTTCTGCCCTCTTGCTTGAGAGGGGGCGGGAGGCTGCATTCCTAGAGAAGAGATCACAGCTTCTCAGCTTCCGCCTCAAGACTTTAAAAAACAGATGCCACTCTACAGCCGACAAGGACATATGTCCCGAGGTGTTTTTGAACGCCGTAAGCGACAAACTTACGTCAACCGCTGTGCTCTTCCTGAACGTTGAATTGCTGAGCGACTTCTTTTATAACTTTCCTATTGAGCTTGATCGCAAGTTGACGGCACTCAGTGATGAGCAGGTTGAAATGTTTGCCAAGGAAGACCCACGTATTGCTCGCCATAttgagcttcagaagcGCAAGGAGCTGCTGACACTCGCTCTCGAGCGCATAGACTCGATACTAgtgttcaagaagagttACAAAAACGTGTCTCAGCCTTAG
- the TBF1 gene encoding Tbf1p (some similarities with uniprot|Q02457 YPL128C Saccharomyces cerevisiae TBF1 TTAGGG repeat binding factor) has product MSEALPAKDTDPLKSDDIKTGKVIAELPPRTQLNINSIGLLDNVSTQLLKLLMTSSIETLIGFTSAQSDGYQSEVFEMLFALFKQVKKVYTSAPLLVVQDIAPGLWLEDEKCPYILKNQENLVLAAIRKANIVTYLLSIMGRLQYGFLFLDESFIEIFCPVAGDLPFEAERALTTSLGRLLKPQAVLYLNLKTHAYISAIEPYRDNAEALSRVREEILDRIFAKNMEQFILAKRRMRSSKLSPSEEDFVKRCVHRREKLQSQDSLDLLVAEYDWLEFFKEIFFYLQRNISVLVWGKKGCDFASPGSDVSASDINADQPMSSLNNGSAESSRASSEPPVGKPLSSSSSLRPSPAPLRDAASAKKLKQKRLWNKEEEGALIEALKVHGPAWSKILELHGAGGSLSESLKNRTQVQLKDKARNWKMYFLKGGLPVPDYLAKVTGDLERDEKSKQRFKNKTKKQAPTKTIGNVEKPHEPTQDLRKVANMSIVAQAGRSEFPIEEANASEMDPQLQAT; this is encoded by the coding sequence ATGTCCGAAGCCTTACCTGCCAAAGATACTGATCCGCTTAAAAGCGATGACATTAAGACCGGTAAGGTGATCGCTGAACTTCCACCCAGGACGCAGCTCAACATCAATTCTATCGGCTTACTGGACAATGTCTCTACAcagttgttgaagctccTAATGACAAGCAGCATAGAGACGTTGATCGGATTCACGTCAGCACAGTCTGATGGCTACCAAAGTGAAGTGTTCGAAATGCTGTTTGCCTTGTTCAAAcaagtcaaaaaagtctaCACCAGCGCGCCCCTGCTTGTCGTGCAAGATATAGCGCCTGGGCTGTGgcttgaagatgaaaagTGCCCATACATACTGAAGAATCAAGAGAATCTCGTGTTGGCTGCAATTCGTAAAGCAAATATTGTGACCTACTTACTCTCTATAATGGGTCGCTTGCAGTACGGTTTTTTATTTCTGGATGAGAGCTTCATCGAAATATTTTGTCCAGTAGCTGGCGATTTACCATTTGAAGCTGAACGCGCACTTACAACGTCCCTCGGTCGACTTCTTAAGCCACAAGCAGTACTTTATCTTAATTTGAAGACTCATGCATACATTTCGGCAATAGAGCCCTATAGAGACAACGCAGAGGCACTATCACGAGTCAGAGAGGAGATCCTAGACCGtatttttgccaaaaatatGGAACAGTTTATTCTTGCCAAAAGGCGCATGCGCAGCTCTAAACTTAGCCCCTCTGAAGAGGATTTTGTTAAAAGATGTGTGCATCGCAGAGAAAAGCTCCAGTCGCAAGACTCCCTAGACTTGCTAGTTGCGGAGTATGATTGGCtagaatttttcaaagagataTTCTTTTACCTACAGCGCAACATCAGCGTTCTTGTATGGGGAAAGAAAGGTTGTGATTTTGCGTCTCCTGGCTCCGACGTAAGTGCAAGCGATATAAATGCTGATCAACCAATGTCAAGCCTTAACAATGGTTCAGCAGAAAGTTCCAGAGCTTCCTCAGAGCCTCCTGTAGGAAAAcctctttcttcatccagtAGCCTCCGTCCTTCCCCAGCTCCGCTAAGAGACGCTGCATCtgccaagaagttgaagcaGAAAAGACTTTGGAATAAGGAAGAGGAAGGCGCCCTTattgaagctttgaaagtgCACGGGCCTGCATGGTCTAAAATCCTTGAGCTTCAcggcgccggcggcagTTTATCTGAATCCTTGAAAAACAGGACCCAAGTTCAGTTGAAGGACAAGGCTCGTAACTGGAAGATGTATTTTCTCAAAGGTGGACTGCCTGTCCCGGATTACTTAGCAAAGGTCACGGGCGACTTAGAGAGAGACGAAAAATCCAAGCAGcgtttcaaaaacaaaacaaagaagcaagcgCCTACGAAGACCATTGGgaatgttgaaaagcctcATGAACCAACTCAGGATTTAAGAAAAGTAGCCAATATGAGTATCGTTGCGCAAGCAGGCAGAAGCGAATTCCCCATAGAGGAAGCTAACGCTTCAGAAATGGACccgcagcttcaagctACTTGA
- the STE4 gene encoding G protein subunit beta (similar to uniprot|P18851 YOR212W Saccharomyces cerevisiae STE4 G protein beta subunit): MIVKNGTSYEHSHHNQALPLAVDVENSVKDQIALARSDTRQLQDLITRVKAKVRDANLAQMSKNVPSLRGGSVNLASHLTLNGHNNKISDFAWSSDSQSILSASQDGFMIIWDAALGFKKNAIPLDSQWVLTCAINASGNLVASAGLTNNCTIYRISQENRIQQQIVSIFKGHTCYVSQVEFFGGNEVITASGDMTCALWDIPKAKRVAEFSDHLGDVLALALPPPKTQPEKTVFASGGSDGYVYIWDTRMRTAGQSFFVSESDVSTLKFFNNGNAILTGTDDGIARMFDLRSDCVIAAYSLSQGLSQRTNSPGKQHSEFSLEYGLSPGKNSFTRATRSANSTYLDNQGIVSLDFSGSGRLIHACYTDYGCVIWDTLKAEIVGKLEGHSSRISGVKTSPDGMAVCTGSWDATLKLWSPEYM; encoded by the coding sequence ATGATTGTGAAGAACGGAACTAGTTATGAACATTCGCACCATAATCAAGCATTACCGCTTGCCGTTGATGTGGAGAACTCAGTAAAGGACCAGATTGCGCTTGCGCGCTCAGACACGAGACAGCTCCAAGATCTGATTACGAGAGTGAAAGCTAAAGTACGGGACGCCAACTTGGCCCAGATGTCAAAAAATGTCCCTTCGTTAAGAGGAGGCAGTGTTAATTTAGCCTCGCATCTGACTCTCAACGGtcacaacaacaaaatttCCGATTTTGCTTGGTCGTCAGACTCACAAAGCATTCTTAGTGCAAGCCAAGACGGCTTTATGATAATATGGGACGCAGCGCTGGggttcaagaaaaatgctATTCCCCTAGATTCTCAGTGGGTTCTGACATGTGCTATCAATGCGAGCGGGAACCTTGTTGCTAGCGCTGGATTGACAAACAATTGCACAATTTATCGAATCTCTCAGGAGAATAGAATCCAACAACAAATTGTCTCTATCTTTAAAGGTCACACTTGCTATGTGTCTCAAGTTGAGTTCTTTGGCGGCAATGAGGTCATCACTGCAAGTGGCGATATGACATGCGCTTTGTGGGATATCCCAAAGGCTAAAAGAGTGGCGGAATTCTCAGATCATTTGGGAGACGTATTAGCGCTCGCTTTACCGCCCCCGAAAACGCAACCAGAAAAAACAGTTTTTGCCAGTGGCGGATCAGATGGTTACGTTTACATTTGGGACACAAGAATGCGAACTGCTGGccagagcttttttgtGAGTGAAAGCGATGTTAGCACGCTGaagtttttcaacaacggAAATGCTATACTTACTGGCACAGACGATGGCATCGCTCGAATGTTTGACTTGAGAAGTGATTGTGTGATAGCAGCGTACTCTTTAAGTCAAGGACTCAGCCAGCGAACGAATTCGCCCGGTAAACAACACAGTGAGTTTTCCTTGGAGTATGGCCTTTCGCCCGGTAAAAATTCTTTTACTAGGGCCACCCGAAGTGCAAACTCAACTTACCTTGACAATCAGGGAATTGTATCACTGGACTTCAGCGGTTCTGGTCGATTGATTCATGCGTGTTACACAGATTATGGGTGTGTTATTTGGGATACCCTCAAAGCCGAAATAGttggaaaacttgaaggcCATTCGAGTAGGATTTCGGGAGTCAAAACTAGTCCAGATGGTATGGCTGTATGTACTGGGTCATGGGACGCGACCCTAAAACTGTGGTCTCCTGAATATATGTAA
- the SAS5 gene encoding Sas5p (weakly similar to uniprot|Q99314 Saccharomyces cerevisiae YOR213C SAS5 Subunit of the SAS complex (Sas2p, Sas4p, Sas5p), which acetylates free histones and nucleosomes and regulates transcriptional silencing; stimulates Sas2p HAT activity) has product MSILYVNRTVRIKTTQNIISEKSPVEGLPLRQWQVNVLILGPNGDESPAYIFEKCIYRLHPTFRNPIRTKIEAPFALEEKGWGEFTFSISCFFLRGAGEVEFLHELTFQDEVYYLDFNIKVPCHVPELRRVLELTGPVPEAVAPADLTYKTDMEKWIQKLLASDEELATNVVNKIMHHPAVAREVERKPLDECFVVDLRQLPESLLWDIGDYILNEPPVK; this is encoded by the exons ATGAGTATT CTGTACGTAAACCGCACTGTTCGCATAAAGACCACACAGAACATTATATCTGAAAAAAGTCCAGTTGAAGGGCTTCCACTCCGTCAATGGCAGGTGAATGTATTGATATTGGGACCCAATGGCGATGAATCACCAGCATACATATTCGAAAAGTGCATATATCGACTTCACCCAACGTTTCGAAATCCTATAAGGACCAAAATCGAAGCACCCTTCGCtctcgaagaaaaaggatgGGGAGAATTTACATTCTCTATAAGTTGTTTCTTCCTTCGAGGAGCGGGAGAGGTTGAGTTCTTACATGAGTTAACGTTCCAGGACGAAGTTTATTACTTGGACTTTAACATTAAGGTGCCATGCCATGTGCCTGAGTTACGTCGAGTGTTAGAGCTCACTGGGCCAGTTCCCGAAGCTGTTGCACCAGCAGACCTTACATATAAAACTGATATGGAAAAGTggattcaaaagcttcttgcgagcgacgaagagctggcCACGAATGTCGTTAACAAAATAATGCACCATCCTGCAGTTGCGCGAGAAGTAGAAAGAAAACCGTTGGACGAGTGCTTCGTGGTAGACCTTCGTCAACTGCCGGAGAGTTTACTTTGGGATATAGGAGATTACATTCTAAATGAGCCGCCCGTCAAATGA
- the AIM41 gene encoding Aim41p (similar to uniprot|Q12032 YOR215C Saccharomyces cerevisiae Hypothetical ORF), giving the protein MLTRRITLGISRNLSRGALINARFASSQSYLDSVANLKKDLKKAMIAKDDLRKTTIRGLLSGIKNKEIDAQGKDLDEFALHDLYSKLITQRKDSIEEFLKNNRSDLVEREESEIEIIKNYLGQLPVASEAEIDAKVSNLLTELKQSNPSLQLKDAFKKVDWKAAPSDWRASASMIKASIVRQFKTKS; this is encoded by the coding sequence ATGCTTACAAGAAGAATAACACTTGGTATATCAAGAAACCTGAGTAGAGGCGCTCTGATCAATGCAAGGTTTGCAAGTTCACAGTCGTATCTTGACTCCGTGgcaaatttgaagaaggatttgaagaaggccaTGATAGCCAAGGATGATCTCAGGAAGACGACTATAAGAGGCTTGCTTTCCGGCattaaaaacaaagaaatcGATGCACAGGGGAAGGATCTCGATGAATTCGCGCTACATGACCTCTATTCCAAGCTTATTACACAGAGGAAAGACTCTATTGAGGAGTTCCTCAAAAATAACCGAAGTGACTTGGTTGAAAGAGAGGAATCAGAAATtgagatcatcaaaaactacCTCGGGCAATTGCCAGTAGCTTCCGAAGCCGAGATTGATGCAAAAGTCTCGAACCTTTTGACCGAGCTAAAGCAATCGAATCCTTCTTTACAACTGAAAGACGcattcaaaaaagttgacTGGAAAGCTGCGCCATCTGATTGGAGAGCATCCGCCAGCATGATCAAAGCTAGTATCGTGAGACAGTTCAAGACAAAATCGTGA
- the HHO1 gene encoding histone H1 (similar to uniprot|P53551 Saccharomyces cerevisiae YPL127C HHO1 Histone H1, a linker histone required for nucleosome packaging at sites): MPSRVETKAKQTRLNSAVSAVKQKDTNKPSVKNAKPANKKVVKPSVKPKSPLPTYKDMIIEGIATLGERNGSSRQALKKYISAKYPVGEGFENRFNLAIRRGIDSGDFSQPKGSSGPLKAVKKGPAKSEHVITPKPEVKDEIPKRRRSATKVKDNVTGVSPSKEKRRGSATTVPKAKPQVSKNTKKAVSTKTPIAKPAKTAASRIKAA, encoded by the exons ATGCCATCTAGAGTTGAGACCAAGGCCAAGCAAACCAGATTAAATTCAGCCGTAAGCGCAGTTAAGCAAAAAGACACGAACAAGCCATCAGTGAAAAATGCAAAGCCGGCAAACAAGAAAGTCGTCAAGCCCTCCGTGAAACCCAAATCACCGCTTCCAACCTACAAAG ACATGATAATCGAGGGTATTGCTACGCTTGGCGAGCGCAACGGCTCAAGTCGTCaagccttgaagaagtatATTTCAGCCAAATATCCAGTAggagaaggttttgaaaatagATTTAATCTCGCCATCAGGCGTGGTATTGATTCTGGAGACTTCTCTCAACCCAAAGGCTCGTCAGGCCCCCTAAAAGCAGTAAAGAAGGGACCTGCTAAATCAGAACACGTTATTACTCCAAAGCCAGAGGTCAAGGATGAGATCCCAAAACGCAGAAGAAGCGCTACCAAAGTGAAGGATAATGTAACTGGCGTGAGTCcctcaaaagagaaaaggAGAGGTTCTGCCACGACAGTTCCAAAGGCAAAACCCCAGGTTAGcaaaaacaccaaaaaagctgtttcaacaaaaacgcCTATCGCGAAGCCTGCTAAGACAGCGGCCAGTCGAATCAAAGCTGCTTAA
- the RUD3 gene encoding Rud3p (similar to uniprot|Q12234 YOR216C Saccharomyces cerevisiae RUD3 Golgi matrix protein that is involved in the structural organization of the cis-Golgi), whose amino-acid sequence MAKNKKKASKPKPEKMEPAKTDCEAPESEPATSHQEPAPENAIELTDNDKTGDDEAGLRKEVERLQNEVSNLRQQLEKQTKHGSKDEKDEKDEKDEKDENSEKTNKEVKDEEELTTKLAKIQEERDQFENQYNSLLSRLSSMKSVFNKMRESQEELESCQEQLREYESQNLSLRNKLENSNREHEELQNTVVTLNQEVSGLNDECESLSQELSEAVEKSSKFEEDLKTLSSHNANERHTWETKFKELELLLSNMKQDMESLKEEREDLKQRLEKSERLKETSEANLAELERQLELQQQAGEETISEKAKRIQTLEAQIQEYRIKNEKIELERVNLLSQVEGMREAVEQKEALQQECKERLLQIGKLRHEAIILNEHLTKALAMLKKSSDSETVDKELISNLLISFVAIPRADPKKFEVLELISSFLNWDDDKKQQAGLIYAANGQRSNTNGSRTQNFVSLWTEFLEKESVN is encoded by the coding sequence ATGgcgaagaacaaaaagaaggcatcGAAACCTAAGCCTGAAAAGATGGAGCCAGCAAAAACGGATTGCGAGGCTCCAGAATCAGAGCCTGCAACGTCACATCAAGAGCCAGCGCCCGAAAATGCTATAGAGTTGACCGACAACGATAAGACTGGCGATGACGAGGCAGGTCTGAGGAAAGAAGTAGAGCGCTTGCAAAATGAAGTTTCAAATTTGAGGCAACAGCTCGAGAAACAGACAAAACACGGCTCTAAGGATGAGAAGGATGAGAAGGATGAGAAGGATGAGAAGGATGAGAATAGCGAGAAGACTAACAAGGAAGTGAAGGATGAGGAAGAATTGACTACGAAGCTGGCCAAgattcaagaagaaagagatcAATTCGAAAACCAGTATAATTCGTTATTGAGTAGACTCTCATCTATGAAGTCTGTGTTCAATAAAATGCGGGAATCTCAAGAAGAGTTGGAATCATGCCAGGAGCAGCTGCGAGAGTATGAGTCTCAAAacctgagcttgagaaatAAACTTGAGAACTCCAATAGGGAAcatgaagagcttcaaaatacaGTAGTCACATTAAACCAAGAAGTTTCGGGTCTCAACGATGAGTGTGAATCGCTGTCCCAGGAGCTCTCCGAGGCCGTAGAGAagtcatcaaaatttgaggaAGACTTAAAAACACTGTCTTCGCACAATGCCAACGAGCGCCATACCTGGGAAACtaaattcaaagaattAGAGCTTCTCCTCAGCAATATGAAGCAAGATATGGAGTCCCTAAAAGAAGAGCGGGAAGACCTCAAACAACGATTAGAGAAGAGCGAACGGCTGAAAGAGACGTCGGAAGCCAACCTTGCCGAGCTCGAGCGTCAGCTCGAATTGCAACAACAGGCTGGGGAAGAGACTATTTCTGAGAAGGCAAAAAGAATACAGACTTTGGAAGCCCAGATACAAGAATATCgcatcaaaaacgaaaagaTCGAACTTGAGCGGGTCAACCTACTCTCTCAAGTCGAAGGCATGAGAGAAGCCGTGGAACAAAAAGAGGCTCTACAGCAAGAGTGCAAAGAGCGTCTTCTGCAGATCGGGAAATTGCGCCACGAAGCTATCATACTCAATGAGCATCTAACCAAAGCGTTAGCGATGCTCAAGAAGAGCAGCGACTCGGAGACAGTAGACAAAGAGCTCATATCAAACCTGCTGATCTCATTCGTCGCCATCCCAAGGGCGGACCCTAAGAAGTTTGAGGTTTTGGAACTCatctcaagttttttgaattgGGACGACGACAAAAAACAACAGGCTGGCCTTATATACGCGGCCAATGGACAGAGGTCAAACACGAACGGATCCCGCACTCAAAATTTCGTATCATTATGGACCGAAtttcttgagaaagagagtGTTAACTAA